In the Candidatus Methylomirabilis lanthanidiphila genome, one interval contains:
- a CDS encoding ATPase AAA has product MPARSYDTLQGTLERITYVNEENHYVVARLQVSGRRDLATIVGNLPTVTPGETLKLTGEWVQHNRYGEQFKVETFETITPATLAGIEKYLGSGLIKGIGPVFAGRLVVAFGIDTLRIIEEEPSRLLAVDGIGEVRLLRIRTAWEEQKEIREVMIFLQGHGVSSAYAAKIFKTYGKSSIAIVQENPYRLAKDIYGIGFKTADRIAQAIGIEADSPLRVEAGVIHVLNELAGEGHVFYPLDGLTKASAGILEVDEDLVTQAVERLRGEARVICEPAPQGMAVYLAPLYAAEEGVARRLLALAEGGSLPTDIDIERAIVWVEQSNRLQLAAQQQEAIRQAIQEKLLVITGGPGTGKTTILRCILQILDKKHRQMLLCSPTGRAAKRMSEATGREAKTIHRLLEFSPKDGRFKRDQHRPLEADLVIVDEASMIDIVLMNSLLKAIPPAAGLILVGDVDQLPSVGPGAVLRDIIASSLIPVIRLSEIFRQARESQIVVNAHRINRGELPFCADWEAQERGDCYLLVKQGALEIQAAILELASSGLPTRHRVDPLEQLQILTPMQKGPIGAMQLNQALQALLNPSGPELLRAGRLYRLGDRVMQIRNNYEKDVYNGDIGRIVKLDLEDREVTVRFDDRQVTYDFNELDELVLAYAVTVHKSQGSEYPVVIIPIHTAHYVMLQRNLLYTAVTRGKRLAVLVGTKKALAIAVKNQKIQQRYTGLIARLQGSSQESALSLALSE; this is encoded by the coding sequence ATGCCTGCGCGGTCATACGACACACTCCAGGGGACGCTGGAGCGGATCACCTATGTTAATGAGGAAAACCACTATGTGGTGGCCAGGCTCCAGGTGTCGGGGCGCCGCGACCTGGCCACCATTGTGGGCAACCTTCCGACCGTCACACCAGGCGAAACCCTCAAGCTGACCGGCGAGTGGGTTCAGCACAACCGATACGGCGAACAGTTCAAGGTCGAGACGTTCGAGACCATCACCCCCGCGACGCTCGCCGGTATCGAAAAGTATCTTGGCTCCGGCCTCATCAAAGGGATCGGTCCGGTCTTCGCCGGAAGGCTGGTAGTGGCTTTCGGTATCGACACCCTGCGCATCATCGAGGAGGAGCCTTCCCGCCTGCTCGCCGTAGATGGGATCGGGGAGGTCCGACTTCTCCGAATCCGGACCGCCTGGGAGGAGCAGAAAGAGATCCGGGAGGTGATGATCTTCCTGCAGGGCCACGGCGTCTCCTCCGCCTATGCCGCCAAGATCTTCAAGACCTACGGTAAGTCCTCCATTGCGATTGTTCAGGAAAACCCCTACCGGCTGGCCAAGGATATTTACGGAATCGGCTTCAAGACCGCCGACCGAATCGCCCAGGCGATCGGGATCGAGGCGGATTCGCCCCTGCGGGTGGAGGCTGGGGTCATCCATGTCCTGAACGAACTGGCCGGGGAGGGTCACGTCTTCTATCCCCTTGACGGCCTCACGAAAGCGAGCGCCGGTATCCTGGAGGTGGACGAGGATCTGGTGACTCAGGCGGTCGAGCGGCTCCGAGGCGAGGCGCGCGTCATCTGTGAGCCGGCACCGCAAGGGATGGCGGTCTATCTCGCCCCGCTGTATGCGGCGGAGGAAGGAGTCGCGCGGCGCCTGCTGGCGCTGGCTGAAGGCGGCTCGCTCCCGACGGACATCGATATCGAGCGCGCTATCGTCTGGGTGGAGCAGAGCAACCGGCTGCAGCTTGCGGCGCAGCAGCAAGAGGCGATTCGTCAGGCGATTCAAGAAAAGCTGCTGGTCATCACCGGCGGCCCCGGCACCGGCAAGACCACCATCTTAAGGTGCATCCTGCAAATCCTCGACAAGAAGCACCGTCAAATGCTCCTCTGCTCTCCCACGGGGCGGGCGGCAAAGCGGATGAGCGAGGCCACGGGTCGGGAGGCCAAGACCATCCACCGGCTCCTGGAGTTCAGCCCGAAGGACGGCCGGTTCAAGCGGGACCAGCATAGACCGCTGGAGGCCGACCTGGTCATTGTAGACGAGGCCTCGATGATCGACATCGTGCTGATGAACTCCCTCCTGAAGGCGATCCCTCCGGCTGCCGGTCTGATTCTGGTGGGTGACGTGGACCAGCTCCCATCGGTCGGGCCGGGTGCGGTGCTGCGCGACATCATCGCGTCGAGCCTCATACCGGTGATCCGGCTGTCTGAGATCTTCCGGCAGGCCCGGGAGAGTCAGATCGTGGTCAATGCCCATCGGATCAATCGCGGGGAACTCCCGTTCTGCGCTGATTGGGAGGCGCAGGAACGAGGCGACTGTTACCTGCTCGTCAAGCAAGGAGCCCTGGAGATCCAGGCAGCGATCCTGGAGCTGGCGTCGAGCGGTCTGCCGACACGGCATCGCGTGGACCCGCTGGAGCAGTTGCAAATCCTCACCCCGATGCAGAAAGGACCGATCGGCGCCATGCAACTGAATCAGGCGCTGCAGGCGCTCCTGAACCCTTCCGGGCCGGAGCTGCTTCGCGCCGGTCGCCTCTACCGGCTGGGGGACCGTGTGATGCAGATCAGGAACAACTACGAGAAGGACGTCTACAACGGCGACATCGGCCGGATCGTCAAGCTGGATCTGGAGGACCGCGAGGTCACCGTCCGGTTTGACGACCGTCAGGTCACCTACGATTTCAATGAGCTGGATGAGTTAGTGCTCGCCTATGCTGTTACGGTGCATAAGAGCCAAGGCAGCGAGTATCCGGTCGTGATTATCCCGATCCACACGGCACACTACGTCATGCTTCAGCGCAACCTCCTCTACACTGCCGTGACGCGGGGCAAGCGGCTGGCCGTCCTGGTCGGGACCAAGAAGGCGCTCGCCATCGCCGTAAAAAACCAGAAGATCCAGCAGCGTTACACGGGCCTCATTGCTCGGCTGCAAGGAAGCAGCCAGGAGTCCGCACTTTCACTGGCGCTTTCCGAATGA
- a CDS encoding superoxide dismutase: MAYEARNYEQLLGIEGLSDPLMKNHFTLYQGYVANTNKLADALNQMLKDGKAATPEYAELKRRFGWEFNGMRLHEYYFGNMVKGGNSLDSGSELYGKLAADFGSYDNWQKDFKGTGAMRGIGWVVLYLDPVANRMCNAWIGEHDTGHLAGGVPLLIMDVFEHAFMIDYGLKRADYIEAFFKGIDWSAVAQRCANAPKATV; the protein is encoded by the coding sequence ATGGCGTACGAGGCACGTAACTACGAGCAGTTGCTGGGAATCGAGGGATTGAGCGATCCGCTCATGAAAAACCATTTTACGCTCTACCAGGGGTATGTCGCGAACACCAACAAGCTGGCCGATGCGTTGAACCAGATGCTCAAGGACGGAAAGGCCGCCACGCCGGAATATGCGGAACTGAAGCGGCGGTTTGGCTGGGAATTCAATGGAATGCGCTTGCACGAGTACTATTTCGGGAATATGGTGAAGGGTGGGAACAGCCTGGATTCAGGTTCGGAGCTATACGGGAAGCTCGCCGCCGACTTCGGGTCTTACGACAACTGGCAGAAGGACTTCAAGGGGACAGGCGCCATGAGGGGGATCGGCTGGGTCGTCTTGTACCTGGACCCGGTCGCCAATCGAATGTGCAACGCCTGGATCGGTGAACACGATACAGGGCACCTGGCCGGGGGCGTCCCGCTGCTGATTATGGACGTGTTCGAACACGCCTTCATGATCGACTACGGGCTGAAGCGGGCCGATTACATTGAGGCATTTTTCAAGGGCATCGATTGGTCGGCCGTAGCGCAGCGATGCGCCAACGCGCCGAAGGCGACCGTATAA
- a CDS encoding iron--sulfur cluster insertion protein ErpA: MITITDSAKKKILELMQAESQPDIGVRVLVTGGSPGSFRYGLGFMAGKDKAADDTVIDAGGFKVYVDAESAPKLQGATVDFIEGINQSGFKIDNPNSGWKDPVAAAVQRVIDTRINPGVASHGGSVTLLDVKDGIAYITFGGGCHGCGMADMTLKQGVAAAIQEAVPEIRQVLDTTDHASGTNPYYQASESGGASLA, encoded by the coding sequence ATGATTACGATCACTGACTCGGCAAAAAAGAAGATCCTTGAGCTTATGCAGGCCGAGAGCCAGCCGGATATAGGGGTGCGTGTATTGGTGACAGGGGGGAGCCCTGGAAGCTTTCGCTATGGGCTTGGGTTCATGGCCGGGAAGGATAAAGCAGCCGATGACACCGTGATCGATGCTGGTGGCTTTAAGGTCTACGTCGATGCTGAAAGCGCGCCCAAACTGCAGGGCGCGACCGTAGACTTCATCGAGGGGATCAACCAAAGCGGCTTTAAAATCGACAACCCGAACTCCGGATGGAAAGACCCTGTCGCGGCAGCCGTCCAGCGGGTCATCGATACCCGGATCAATCCGGGTGTGGCCTCGCATGGCGGATCCGTCACGCTGCTTGACGTGAAAGACGGCATCGCCTACATCACGTTCGGGGGCGGGTGCCACGGCTGTGGGATGGCCGACATGACACTGAAGCAGGGGGTTGCTGCGGCGATCCAGGAGGCGGTTCCCGAGATCCGCCAGGTCCTCGACACAACCGACCACGCGAGCGGTACCAACCCCTACTACCAGGCGTCTGAGAGCGGAGGCGCGTCTCTGGCCTAA
- a CDS encoding hypothetical protein (SCO1 protein homolog precursor), translated as MGQWPMLVGAWITVALLAPDFPAAEAHQTPELEETYIQGVFSPNFTPPAVGTYDLPVISRVAPVVLIDASGRRVNTASLMRGKVAVVSFIYTACADRLGCPLAGMALRELQAQLRREGLLDQAVLVSISLDAERDTPKQLVKYGRAFGAEPSFWHLLTAPSQQVLKMALESYGQDRAKIYDEAGRFTGRYRHVLKVFLVDGEGQVRNIYSAGSLVPQVMVNDIKTVLAEKTPSQQEAK; from the coding sequence ATGGGGCAGTGGCCGATGCTGGTGGGTGCGTGGATTACAGTGGCCCTTCTCGCGCCGGATTTCCCGGCAGCCGAGGCTCATCAAACCCCGGAGTTGGAAGAAACTTACATACAGGGCGTGTTCTCGCCCAACTTCACCCCGCCGGCCGTCGGGACCTACGACCTGCCGGTCATCTCGCGCGTGGCGCCAGTCGTTCTGATCGATGCCTCTGGCCGCCGCGTGAACACCGCGTCCCTCATGCGCGGTAAGGTAGCAGTCGTCAGCTTCATCTACACAGCCTGCGCCGACCGGCTCGGTTGTCCCCTGGCCGGTATGGCGCTCCGGGAGCTTCAAGCGCAACTGCGGCGCGAGGGTCTGCTGGACCAGGCCGTACTCGTTTCTATCAGCCTGGATGCTGAACGTGATACGCCGAAGCAGCTTGTCAAATACGGACGGGCCTTCGGGGCGGAACCGTCATTCTGGCACCTGCTGACGGCCCCCTCCCAGCAAGTTCTCAAAATGGCGCTGGAGAGCTATGGGCAGGATCGGGCGAAGATCTACGACGAGGCCGGTCGCTTTACCGGCCGGTACCGCCATGTCCTGAAGGTCTTCCTGGTGGACGGCGAAGGGCAGGTTCGCAACATCTACAGCGCGGGCTCGCTGGTTCCGCAGGTGATGGTAAACGACATCAAGACCGTACTGGCTGAGAAGACGCCCAGCCAGCAGGAGGCAAAGTAG
- a CDS encoding Selenium-binding protein, whose protein sequence is MKHTTFVTRSRGWLWLLAITLMAGSAFADETCQSPFLPKVTGQEDYVYVWTLGIKGVGDGNDSLVTVDVHPKSKTYGQIIHRAPVPGRHEAHHAGFTDDRRHLWAGGLDDSYIFIFDVASDPARPKLVKTITSFVKDTGGLVGPHTFYALPGRMLITALSNANDSSGRTGLAEYSNEGRFIRTIWMPKEAPYGYDVRVNINLNRMLTSSFTGKKNFMRPLGELIKDTEAMKEFGDTVVVWDFHARKPLQVLQVPGAPLELRWALQPNHYYAFTAAALAHQLVLIHQQEDGIWAARSVADLGDTLPVDISIAPDDSKLYVASFMDGKLRVYDISNPFEPKLIEQIRVGETANMVSESWDGTRLYVTNSLLSKWDKPGDYWLKAYAWENGKLVHKFTTDFNSVGRAHLMNFGSKALRAKSE, encoded by the coding sequence ATGAAACACACAACATTCGTCACTCGCTCGAGAGGATGGCTCTGGCTGCTGGCTATCACCTTGATGGCTGGGTCGGCCTTCGCCGATGAGACCTGCCAGTCGCCGTTCCTCCCGAAGGTGACCGGGCAGGAGGATTACGTCTACGTCTGGACGCTGGGAATCAAGGGGGTGGGCGACGGCAACGACAGCCTCGTGACCGTCGACGTACATCCTAAGTCCAAGACCTACGGGCAGATCATCCATCGGGCGCCGGTTCCGGGGCGGCACGAGGCCCACCACGCCGGGTTCACCGACGACCGGCGGCATCTGTGGGCGGGTGGGCTGGACGACAGCTACATCTTCATCTTTGATGTCGCCTCAGATCCGGCCAGGCCCAAGCTGGTCAAGACGATCACGAGCTTCGTGAAGGATACAGGCGGCCTGGTCGGTCCCCACACCTTCTATGCCCTGCCGGGACGGATGTTGATCACAGCACTCTCGAACGCGAATGACAGCTCCGGCAGGACAGGGCTGGCGGAGTACTCCAACGAGGGGCGTTTTATCCGAACGATCTGGATGCCGAAGGAGGCGCCGTATGGCTATGATGTGCGGGTCAACATCAACCTGAACCGGATGCTGACCTCCTCTTTCACCGGCAAGAAGAACTTTATGCGGCCGCTCGGCGAGTTGATCAAAGATACAGAGGCGATGAAGGAGTTCGGCGATACGGTGGTGGTCTGGGACTTCCATGCCCGCAAGCCGCTGCAGGTCCTGCAAGTCCCAGGCGCTCCGCTGGAACTGCGCTGGGCGCTCCAGCCGAATCACTACTACGCCTTCACAGCGGCGGCGCTTGCCCACCAGCTTGTCCTCATCCACCAGCAGGAGGACGGGATCTGGGCCGCCAGGTCCGTCGCCGATCTTGGCGATACCCTTCCGGTCGATATCAGTATCGCGCCGGACGACAGCAAGCTGTACGTGGCGTCGTTCATGGACGGGAAGTTACGAGTCTACGATATCTCTAATCCCTTCGAACCGAAGCTGATCGAACAGATCAGGGTCGGCGAGACGGCCAATATGGTCTCGGAATCGTGGGATGGTACGCGCCTCTATGTCACTAACTCGCTCCTCTCGAAGTGGGACAAGCCCGGCGACTACTGGCTCAAAGCCTATGCCTGGGAGAACGGGAAGCTCGTGCACAAGTTCACGACCGACTTCAACTCCGTGGGTCGGGCGCACCTGATGAACTTCGGGAGCAAGGCGCTCCGCGCCAAGTCTGAATAG
- a CDS encoding membrane protein has product MTSLYWLGGIVAVSLLIYLVVALLKPEVFS; this is encoded by the coding sequence ATGACGTCACTCTATTGGTTGGGCGGGATTGTGGCTGTTTCGCTGCTGATCTACCTTGTGGTTGCGCTGCTCAAACCGGAGGTCTTCTCGTGA
- a CDS encoding ATPase, whose amino-acid sequence MTANGYLQLGLYLVVLLVLAKPLGAYMARVYEGRPFGLDRLLGPLERWIYRLSGVRPDEEMRWQSYALAMMLFNLAGLLAVYGLQRLQSLLPLNPQSLGPVSPDSAFNTAVSFATNTNWQGYGGETTMSYLTQMLALTVQNFVSAATGMATLVAFIRGLARRSTQTIGNFWVDLTRSTLYILLPLSLVLAMMLASQGVVQTFGPYARVSVIQPVSVDEPVADADGKPVLDEKSQPETQQATLTEQVIALGPAASQVAIKQLGTNGGGFFNVNSAHPFENPTPLSNFLELLAILLIPAALCYTFGAMVSDTRQGWAVLSAMTIMFIGLLAICVVAEQGGNPMLSRLGIDQAASELQAGGNMEGKEVRFGIVNSALWATATTAASNGSVNSMHDSFTPIGGLMPMWLIQLGEVVYGGVGSGLYGMLVFAIIAVFVAGLMVGRTPEYLGKKIEAYEMKMASLVILIPPAIVLLGTAVAVVTSGGKAGILNPGPHGFSEVLYAFSSAGNNNGSAFAGLGANTPFYNISLGVAMFFARYWLAIPTLAIAGSLVGKKLVPPGAGTLPTHTPLFVALLISVVVIVGALTFIPALALGPIVEHLMMRSSG is encoded by the coding sequence GTGACCGCAAACGGCTATCTGCAGTTGGGCCTGTATCTCGTTGTTCTGCTCGTCCTCGCCAAACCGCTCGGCGCCTACATGGCCCGCGTCTACGAGGGCCGGCCGTTCGGCCTGGATCGGCTCCTGGGGCCGCTGGAGCGGTGGATCTACCGCCTTTCTGGCGTCCGTCCCGACGAGGAGATGCGGTGGCAGAGTTACGCATTGGCTATGATGTTATTTAATCTGGCGGGGCTGCTGGCGGTCTATGGCCTGCAGCGACTGCAAAGTCTGCTGCCGCTCAATCCTCAGTCGCTCGGACCGGTCTCGCCAGACTCGGCCTTCAATACCGCTGTGAGCTTCGCCACCAACACCAACTGGCAGGGCTATGGCGGCGAGACAACGATGAGCTACCTGACCCAGATGCTGGCGCTCACTGTCCAGAACTTCGTGTCGGCAGCGACCGGCATGGCAACTCTTGTGGCCTTCATCCGCGGCTTGGCACGCCGCTCAACGCAGACCATCGGCAACTTCTGGGTTGACCTGACGCGCAGCACGCTCTACATCCTTCTGCCGCTCTCCCTCGTCCTGGCTATGATGCTGGCATCGCAGGGGGTCGTACAGACGTTCGGGCCGTACGCCAGGGTCAGCGTCATCCAGCCGGTGAGCGTCGACGAGCCTGTCGCTGACGCGGACGGCAAGCCGGTCCTCGACGAAAAGAGTCAGCCCGAGACGCAGCAGGCTACGCTGACAGAGCAGGTGATCGCGCTCGGTCCCGCCGCCTCCCAGGTCGCCATCAAGCAGCTCGGGACCAACGGCGGCGGCTTCTTCAACGTCAACTCGGCCCATCCCTTCGAGAACCCCACGCCGCTCTCGAACTTCCTCGAACTGCTGGCCATCCTGTTGATTCCTGCCGCCCTCTGTTACACCTTCGGGGCCATGGTGAGCGACACGCGACAGGGGTGGGCGGTACTTAGCGCCATGACCATCATGTTCATCGGCCTGCTCGCCATCTGCGTCGTCGCGGAGCAAGGCGGCAATCCTATGCTTAGCAGGCTGGGGATCGATCAGGCGGCAAGCGAACTCCAGGCGGGCGGCAACATGGAGGGGAAGGAGGTCCGCTTCGGCATCGTCAACTCCGCGCTCTGGGCGACTGCCACGACCGCGGCCTCAAACGGCTCAGTGAACTCCATGCACGACTCCTTCACGCCGATCGGCGGGCTCATGCCTATGTGGCTCATACAACTCGGCGAGGTCGTGTATGGCGGCGTCGGCTCGGGGCTGTACGGTATGCTGGTGTTCGCTATTATCGCCGTGTTCGTGGCGGGCCTCATGGTGGGGCGGACGCCCGAGTATCTGGGTAAGAAGATCGAAGCCTACGAGATGAAGATGGCCTCGCTGGTCATCCTGATCCCTCCCGCCATCGTGCTGCTCGGCACCGCGGTCGCGGTCGTTACCAGTGGCGGCAAGGCCGGCATCCTCAATCCCGGTCCCCACGGCTTCAGCGAGGTCCTGTATGCCTTCTCGTCGGCCGGAAACAACAACGGCAGCGCATTCGCGGGTCTCGGCGCCAACACCCCCTTTTACAATATCTCGCTCGGGGTTGCGATGTTCTTCGCCCGGTACTGGCTGGCCATTCCGACCCTGGCGATCGCGGGATCGCTCGTCGGCAAAAAGCTGGTCCCGCCGGGGGCCGGGACCCTCCCCACCCACACGCCCCTCTTCGTGGCGCTCCTGATCAGTGTCGTGGTCATCGTGGGGGCGCTTACCTTCATCCCTGCGCTGGCCCTGGGCCCGATTGTTGAGCATCTCATGATGCGCTCATCAGGGTAA
- a CDS encoding ATPase, with product MVTQRKARSSFDPAIVRQAVVDTFRKLSPKRQVRNPVMFVVYVGSILTTGLFVQALVGSGEAPAGFILAVSLWLWFTVLFANFAEAMAEGRGKAQAASLRKARRDIQAKRLVRPERGADYEAVAATALRKGDVVLVEAGDTIPADGEVIEGVASVNEAAITGESAPVIRESGGDRSAVTGGTQVLSDWLIVRIAANPGEAFLDRMIALVEGAKRQKTPNEIALDILLAALTIIFLLATATLLPFSLFSVQAAGHGSPVTVTVLVALLVCLIPTTIGGLLSAIGIAGMDRMIQANVIAMSGRAVEAAGDVDVLLLDKTGTITLGNRQATALLPAEGVGERALADAAQLASLSDETPEGRSIVVLAKERYGIRERDLQALGATFIPFTAQTRMSGVNLNGREIRKGAADAIEASVQRSGGRFPMDVRAKVDLIAKQGATPLVVADGANVLGVVQLKDIVKGGIKERFLELRGMGIKTVMITGDNPLTAAAIAAEAGVDEFLAEATPEAKLKLIRDLQAQGRLVAMTGDGTNDAPALAQADVAVAMNTGTQAAKEAGNMVDLDSNPTKLLEVVETGKQMLMTRGALTTFSIANDVAKYFAIIPAAFATTYPVLGALNIMRLATPASAILSAVIFNALIIIALIPLALRGVRYRPVGAAALLRRHLWIYGVGGIIVPFPGIKLIDLILAALGLV from the coding sequence ATGGTCACTCAACGTAAAGCCCGGTCGTCATTCGATCCCGCCATCGTGCGTCAGGCGGTCGTGGACACCTTCCGCAAACTCAGCCCCAAACGCCAGGTGCGTAACCCGGTCATGTTCGTCGTCTACGTCGGGTCGATCCTGACAACGGGGCTGTTCGTCCAGGCGCTTGTAGGCTCGGGGGAGGCGCCGGCCGGGTTCATCCTGGCGGTTTCGCTCTGGCTCTGGTTCACGGTGCTCTTCGCCAACTTCGCCGAGGCGATGGCGGAGGGGCGGGGCAAGGCGCAGGCGGCATCGCTGCGAAAAGCGCGGCGCGACATCCAGGCCAAGCGCCTCGTGCGTCCTGAGCGGGGCGCAGACTACGAGGCGGTGGCGGCGACGGCGCTTCGGAAGGGTGACGTGGTCCTGGTGGAGGCGGGCGACACCATCCCAGCCGATGGCGAGGTGATCGAAGGGGTCGCCTCGGTGAACGAGGCCGCGATCACGGGCGAGAGCGCGCCGGTCATCCGCGAGAGCGGCGGCGATCGCAGCGCGGTGACCGGCGGGACCCAGGTCCTCTCGGACTGGCTGATCGTGCGCATCGCGGCGAACCCCGGCGAGGCGTTCCTGGACCGGATGATCGCGCTGGTCGAGGGCGCCAAACGTCAGAAGACCCCCAACGAGATTGCGCTGGACATCCTGCTGGCCGCCCTGACGATTATATTTCTCCTGGCGACGGCGACGTTGCTGCCGTTCTCGCTTTTCAGTGTCCAGGCAGCCGGGCATGGGAGCCCGGTGACAGTGACGGTCCTGGTGGCGCTGCTGGTCTGCCTGATCCCGACCACCATCGGCGGGCTGCTCTCCGCCATCGGGATCGCCGGGATGGACCGGATGATCCAGGCGAACGTCATCGCCATGTCGGGCCGGGCGGTGGAGGCTGCCGGCGACGTGGACGTCCTGCTGCTGGACAAGACCGGCACCATCACCCTCGGCAACCGCCAAGCCACCGCGTTGCTGCCGGCGGAAGGGGTGGGCGAGCGGGCCCTGGCGGATGCCGCCCAGCTTGCCTCGCTCTCGGACGAGACACCCGAGGGCCGCTCCATCGTCGTCCTTGCCAAAGAGAGGTACGGGATCCGCGAGCGCGACCTTCAGGCGCTTGGCGCCACGTTCATCCCGTTCACCGCCCAGACGCGGATGAGCGGGGTCAACCTGAACGGTCGCGAGATCCGCAAGGGGGCCGCCGACGCCATCGAGGCCTCTGTGCAACGGTCCGGGGGGAGGTTTCCGATGGACGTTCGCGCCAAGGTGGACCTGATCGCCAAGCAGGGCGCGACGCCCCTGGTGGTGGCCGACGGCGCCAACGTGCTTGGCGTCGTGCAGCTCAAGGACATCGTGAAGGGCGGCATCAAGGAGCGGTTCCTTGAGCTGAGGGGGATGGGGATCAAGACGGTCATGATCACCGGCGACAACCCGCTGACGGCGGCCGCGATCGCCGCCGAGGCTGGCGTTGACGAGTTTCTCGCGGAGGCGACGCCCGAGGCGAAGCTCAAGCTGATCCGCGACCTGCAGGCGCAAGGCCGCCTGGTAGCGATGACGGGCGACGGGACCAACGACGCCCCGGCGCTCGCCCAGGCGGACGTCGCCGTAGCCATGAACACCGGGACGCAGGCGGCCAAAGAGGCCGGGAACATGGTGGATCTTGACTCGAACCCGACCAAGCTCCTCGAGGTGGTGGAGACCGGCAAGCAGATGCTGATGACGCGGGGCGCCCTGACCACCTTCAGCATCGCCAATGACGTGGCCAAGTACTTCGCCATCATCCCGGCGGCCTTCGCCACCACCTACCCGGTGCTGGGCGCCCTCAACATTATGCGGCTCGCCACGCCGGCGAGCGCGATCCTCTCGGCCGTCATCTTCAACGCGCTGATCATCATTGCGCTGATCCCGCTGGCGCTTCGAGGCGTGCGCTATCGGCCGGTCGGGGCGGCTGCGCTGTTGCGGCGCCACCTCTGGATCTATGGGGTGGGCGGGATCATTGTCCCGTTTCCAGGCATCAAGCTCATCGACCTGATCCTGGCCGCCCTCGGGCTTGTGTAG
- a CDS encoding potassium-transporting ATPase subunit C, producing MLSHVRPALVLLMFFTILTGVAYPLLVTGIARGLFPSQADGSLIVQDGKAVGSALIGQPFDGPRYFWGRPSATAPFPYNAASSSGSNLGPTNEALRKAVKERIEALRAADPNNPALIPVDLVTASGSGLDPHLSPAGALYQVRRIARARGLDEAAVRRLVEAQIEPRLLDILGEPRVNVLQLNLALDAMR from the coding sequence ATGCTGAGTCATGTTCGACCGGCGCTCGTATTGCTCATGTTCTTCACGATCCTGACCGGTGTCGCCTACCCGCTCCTGGTTACCGGAATCGCCCGAGGGCTCTTTCCGAGCCAGGCAGATGGCAGCCTGATCGTCCAGGACGGTAAGGCCGTCGGCTCCGCCCTCATCGGGCAGCCCTTTGACGGCCCCAGGTACTTCTGGGGACGGCCCTCGGCTACCGCGCCGTTCCCGTACAATGCCGCCTCGTCCTCCGGCTCGAACCTCGGCCCGACGAACGAAGCGCTGCGCAAGGCCGTGAAGGAGCGCATCGAGGCGCTGCGTGCGGCCGATCCGAACAACCCCGCCCTCATCCCGGTGGATCTGGTGACGGCATCCGGAAGCGGGCTCGACCCGCACCTCAGCCCGGCGGGTGCGCTGTATCAGGTGCGCCGCATTGCGCGGGCGCGCGGGCTCGACGAGGCCGCCGTGCGCCGGCTGGTCGAGGCGCAGATCGAACCGCGCCTGCTCGACATCCTGGGCGAACCGCGAGTCAACGTGCTACAATTAAACCTAGCGTTGGATGCCATGCGATAG